The Sardina pilchardus chromosome 19, fSarPil1.1, whole genome shotgun sequence genome window below encodes:
- the LOC134065615 gene encoding gamma-glutamyl hydrolase-like isoform X1 — MRVLSLACLLIALCGIHAAVSRSDKRRNDKPIIGILAQELKYPKPKRNSYIAASYVKTLEAAGARVVPVMINRPEEEYHQLFHSINGILFPGGAANLLTSGYAKAAHIFYKLALKANCQGDYFPIWGTCLGFEQLLVITSGEKLLCRTNTRGVSLPLEFTQDATKSKLFKDFPPDMMTALATENITVNFHKWSISMENFTKNEKLRNFYKVLSTNTDGNIEFISTMEAYHFPVYGTQWHPEKNAFEWSRTYYPHTPSAIKTTFYMTDFFVNEAKKNFHSFANEEDAMKHLIYNHKPVFSAAFGSSFQQMYYFE; from the exons ATGAGGGTGCTCTCTCTTGCCTGCCTGCTCATTGCACTCTGTGGAATACATGCAGCTGTTTCACGGAGTGACAAGAGAAGAAATGACAAGCCAATCATTG GTATCTTGGCACAAGAGTTAAAATATCCTAAGCCAAAGCGTAATTCCTACATCGCTGCATCTTACGTCAAAACTCTGGAGGCTGCAGGGGCTCGCGTCGTGCCTGTGAT GATTAATCGACCTGAGGAAGAATACCATCAGTTGTTCCACTCTATCAATGG tatTCTTTTCCCGGGCGGGGCTGCAAACCTTCTGACATCAGGATATGCTAAAGCAGCTCACATCTTCTATAAACTTGCTTTGAAG GCCAACTGCCAAGGTGATTACTTTCCAATTTGGGGTACTTGTCTGGGATTTGAACAGCTGTTGGTCATTACAAGTGGTGAAAAACTGCTTTGTCGAACGAACACCAGAGGAGTGTCCCTGCCATTGGAATTTACACAGG ATGCCACTAAAAGCAAACTCTTTAAAGATTTCCCACCAGATATGATGACAGCTCTGGCAACTGAGAACATCACAGTGAATTTTCATAAATGGAGTATCTCCATGGAG AATTTCACCAAGAACGAGAAGCTGAGAAACTTTTACAAAGTCTTAAGCACCAATACAGATGGGAACATAGagttcatttcaacaatggagG catACCATTTTCCTGTGTACGGAACCCAGTGGCACCCAGAGAAAAATGCATTCGAGTGGAGTCGGACATACTACCCTCACACACCATCTGCAATCAAAACCACTTTCTACATGACAGACTTCTTTGTCAATGAGG CAAAGAAAAACTTCCATTCCTTTGCCAATGAAGAGGATGCAATGAAACATCTGATCTACAACCATAAGCCAGTGTTCTCTGCTGCCTTTGGCTCCTCCTTCCAGCAAATGTATTACTTTGAGTAA
- the LOC134065615 gene encoding gamma-glutamyl hydrolase-like isoform X2, with protein sequence MRVLSLACLLIALCGIHAAVSRSDKRRNDKPIIGILAQELKYPKPKRNSYIAASYVKTLEAAGARVVPVMINRPEEEYHQLFHSINGILFPGGAANLLTSGYAKAAHIFYKLALKANCQGDYFPIWGTCLGFEQLLVITSGEKLLCRTNTRGVSLPLEFTQDFPPDMMTALATENITVNFHKWSISMENFTKNEKLRNFYKVLSTNTDGNIEFISTMEAYHFPVYGTQWHPEKNAFEWSRTYYPHTPSAIKTTFYMTDFFVNEAKKNFHSFANEEDAMKHLIYNHKPVFSAAFGSSFQQMYYFE encoded by the exons ATGAGGGTGCTCTCTCTTGCCTGCCTGCTCATTGCACTCTGTGGAATACATGCAGCTGTTTCACGGAGTGACAAGAGAAGAAATGACAAGCCAATCATTG GTATCTTGGCACAAGAGTTAAAATATCCTAAGCCAAAGCGTAATTCCTACATCGCTGCATCTTACGTCAAAACTCTGGAGGCTGCAGGGGCTCGCGTCGTGCCTGTGAT GATTAATCGACCTGAGGAAGAATACCATCAGTTGTTCCACTCTATCAATGG tatTCTTTTCCCGGGCGGGGCTGCAAACCTTCTGACATCAGGATATGCTAAAGCAGCTCACATCTTCTATAAACTTGCTTTGAAG GCCAACTGCCAAGGTGATTACTTTCCAATTTGGGGTACTTGTCTGGGATTTGAACAGCTGTTGGTCATTACAAGTGGTGAAAAACTGCTTTGTCGAACGAACACCAGAGGAGTGTCCCTGCCATTGGAATTTACACAGG ATTTCCCACCAGATATGATGACAGCTCTGGCAACTGAGAACATCACAGTGAATTTTCATAAATGGAGTATCTCCATGGAG AATTTCACCAAGAACGAGAAGCTGAGAAACTTTTACAAAGTCTTAAGCACCAATACAGATGGGAACATAGagttcatttcaacaatggagG catACCATTTTCCTGTGTACGGAACCCAGTGGCACCCAGAGAAAAATGCATTCGAGTGGAGTCGGACATACTACCCTCACACACCATCTGCAATCAAAACCACTTTCTACATGACAGACTTCTTTGTCAATGAGG CAAAGAAAAACTTCCATTCCTTTGCCAATGAAGAGGATGCAATGAAACATCTGATCTACAACCATAAGCCAGTGTTCTCTGCTGCCTTTGGCTCCTCCTTCCAGCAAATGTATTACTTTGAGTAA
- the LOC134065614 gene encoding gamma-glutamyl hydrolase-like, with product MAVFNLVLFCIAVCLCGLSAVPVQRITTDKRNDWPIIGVLAQEVYKPQPKQNSYIAASYVKYLEAAGARVVPVMINQTEEEYIQLFKSINGILFPGGGVSLVSSGYAKAAGIFYKLAVEAASQGDYFPVWGTCLGFEQLLILTCGENLLSQTNTTGVSLPLEFTKDAVESRLFKDFPPDLMKALESENITENSHTWSISVETFMKNEALKKFYKILSTNTDGNTEFVSTMEAYHYPVYGTQWHPEKNAFEWARPYYPHTPSAIKNTFYMANFIVNEAKKNFHSFASKDEEQKHLIYNYNPVFTGATSAFQQIYLFE from the exons ATGGCTGTGTTTAACTTAGTGCTATTTTGTATAGCCGTATGCCTTTGTGGTTTGTCCGCAGTCCCTGTTCAGAGAATTACTACAGATAAAAGGAATGACTGGCCAATTATTG GTGTCTTGGCTCAAGAGGTGTACAAACCTCAGCCAAAGCAAAACTCCTACATTGCTGCATCTTATGTGAAATATTTGGAGGCTGCAGGAGCCAGGGTGGTCCCTGTGAT GATTAATCAGACTGAAGAGGAATACATACAACTGTTCAAGTCTATCAATGG CATTCTTTTTCCTGGAGGTGGTGTAAGTCTGGTGTCATCAGGCTATGCTAAAGCAGCCGGCATCTTCTACAAGCTTGCTGTTGAG GCAGCTTCACAGGGTGACTACTTCCCAGTGTGGGGTACATGTCTGGGATTCGAGCAGCTGTTGATTTTGACCTGTGGGGAAAATCTTCTCTCTCAAACGAACACTACTGGAGTTTCCTTGCCACTTGAATTTACAAAGG ATGCAGTGGAAAGCAGACTGTTCAAAGATTTCCCTCCAGATTTGATGAAAGCTCTGGAGTCTGAAAACATCACAGAGAATTCCCATACATGGAGTATCTCtgtggag ACTTTCATGAAGAATGAAGCATTGAAAAAGTTCTACAAAATCCTGAGCACGAATACTGATGGGAATACCGAGTTTGTTTCAACCATGGAGG CTTACCATTACCCTGTGTATGGAACCCAGTGGCACCCAGAGAAGAATGCCTTTGAATGGGCCAGACCATATTACCCTCACACACCCTCCGCCATTAAGAATACCTTTTACATGGCCAACTTCATTGTCAATGAAG CAAAGAAGAATTTTCACTCCTTTGCCAGCAAGGATGAGGAGCAGAAGCATCTGATCTACAACTATAATCCAGTGTTCACTGGAGCCACCTCTGCCTTCCAGCAGATCTACTTATTTGAGTAG
- the LOC134065613 gene encoding gamma-glutamyl hydrolase-like, whose amino-acid sequence MRVLSLACLLVALCGIPAAVVPQNDKKRNDRPIIGVLAQELKYPEPKRNSYIAASYVKTLEAAGARVVPVMVNRSEEEYRQLFNSINGILLPGGAANLMTSGYAKASHIFYKFALEANSQGDYFPIWGTCLGFEQLLVITIGENPLCLTNTSGVSLPLEFTKDAAESKLFKDFPSEVMTSLATENITVNFHKWSISMENFTKSEELRSFYKVLSTNTDGKTEFISTMEAYDYPIYGVQWHPEKNPFEWSRTYYPHTPSAIKMSFYMADFFVNEAKKSLHSFASEEEELKHLIQNHHPDFSGADGSSFLQKYYFE is encoded by the exons ATGAGGGTGCTCTCTCTTGCCTGCCTACTTGTGGCACTCTGTGGGATACCTGCAGCCGTTGTTCCACAGAATGACAAGAAAAGAAATGATAGGCCAATCATCG GGGTATTGGCACAAGAGTTAAAATATCCTGAGCCAAAGCGTAATTCCTACATTGCTGCATCTTACGTCAAAACTCTGGAGGCTGCAGGGGCTCGTGTCGTGCCTGTGAT GGTCAATCGGTCTGAAGAAGAATACCGCCAGTTGTTCAACTCTATCAATGG TATTCTTCTCCCGGGCGGAGCTGCAAACCTTATGACATCAGGATATGCTAAAGCATCTCACATCTTCTACAAATTTGCTTTGGAG GCCAACTCCCAGGGCGATTACTTTCCAATTTGGGGTACTTGTCTGGGATTTGAACAGCTGTTGGTCATTACAATTGGAGAAAATCCACTGTGTCTAACTAACACCAGTGGAGTGTCTCTGCCATTGGAGTTTACAAAAG ATGCCGCTGAGAGCAAACTCTTTAAAGATTTCCCATCTGAGGTGATGACCTCTCTGGCAACTGAGAACATCACAGTGAATTTCCATAAATGGAGCATCTCCATGGAG AATTTCACCAAGAGTGAGGAGCTGAGAAGCTTCTACAAAGTCTTAAGCACCAATACAGATGGGAAAACAGagttcatttcaacaatggagG CATACGACTATCCTATATATGGAGTCCAGTGGCATCCAGAGAAAAATCCGTTTGAGTGGAGTCGGACATACTACCCTCACACACCATCTGCAATCAAAATGTCCTTCTACATGGCAGACTTCTTTGTCAATGAGG CAAAGAAAAGCTTACATTCCTTTGCCAGTGAAGAAGAAGAACTGAAGCATCTGATCCAGAACCACCACCCAGACTTCTCAGGTGCTGATGGCTCTTCGTTCCTGCAAAAGTATTATTTTGAGTAA